In Cupriavidus taiwanensis, the following proteins share a genomic window:
- a CDS encoding sulfite exporter TauE/SafE family protein codes for MTEFAFLAVAAFLAGLIDAVAGGGGLVQIPALFSAYPNLAPATLLGTNKVGSIAGTASAALRYGRSVRIYWGATAPAVVAAFACSMAGAWALTMIPAEPLRKALPFVLVALLVYTVAKKDLGAEHAPTLSGWGERGAALLAGAVLGFYDGVFGPGTGSFLMIVFVRVFGYDFLHAAASTKLVNLATNLAALLLLASKGHIWWQLGLVMAVANVAGSQVGSKLALRHGSAFVRKVFIVVVSALILKTAWDAFIR; via the coding sequence ATGACGGAATTCGCATTCCTGGCGGTTGCCGCCTTTCTCGCCGGCCTGATTGACGCGGTCGCCGGCGGCGGCGGGCTGGTCCAGATCCCGGCGCTGTTCTCGGCCTATCCCAACCTCGCCCCGGCCACGCTGCTCGGCACCAACAAGGTCGGTTCGATCGCCGGCACCGCCAGCGCGGCGCTGCGCTACGGCCGCAGCGTGCGCATTTACTGGGGCGCGACCGCGCCGGCCGTGGTGGCGGCCTTTGCGTGCTCGATGGCCGGTGCCTGGGCGCTGACCATGATCCCGGCCGAGCCGCTGCGCAAGGCGCTGCCGTTCGTGCTGGTGGCGCTGCTGGTCTACACCGTTGCCAAGAAGGACCTGGGTGCCGAGCACGCGCCCACGCTGAGCGGCTGGGGCGAACGCGGCGCGGCGCTGCTGGCCGGTGCCGTGCTGGGCTTCTATGACGGCGTGTTCGGGCCGGGCACCGGCAGCTTCCTGATGATCGTGTTCGTGCGGGTGTTTGGCTATGACTTTCTGCACGCGGCGGCGTCGACCAAGCTGGTCAACCTGGCCACCAACCTGGCGGCACTGCTGCTGCTCGCCAGCAAGGGCCATATCTGGTGGCAGCTGGGCCTGGTGATGGCGGTGGCCAACGTCGCCGGCAGCCAGGTGGGCAGCAAGCTGGCGCTGCGCCATGGCAGCGCCTTCGTGCGCAAGGTATTCATCGTGGTGGTCAGCGCGCTGATCCTGAAGACCGCCTGGGACGCCTTCATCCGCTGA
- a CDS encoding branched-chain amino acid ABC transporter permease — translation MSAPSTSSTPATVAANAGKAGKGQGVQKKLLYGLLLLALLAAPLAGAYPVFVLKVLCFALFACAFNLLIGYTGLLSFGHAAFFGGAGYAAGHAMKVWGVTPEIGLILGTGTGALIGYVVGSLAIRRQGIYFSMITLALAQMLFFICLQAPFTGGEDGLQGIPRGKLFGVLPLSDDLTLYYVALAIIVAAFALIVRTVHSPFGQILKAIKENEPRAVSLGYDVDRFKLTAFVLSAALSGLAGSIKALVLGFETLTDVHWSMSGSVILMTLVGGLGTLSGPIVGAFVIVALENKLGDIGNFLASVTGISWFGTLGESVTMVTGVIFVICVLTFRRGIMGELLARFGGHAGRKE, via the coding sequence ATGAGCGCACCCTCCACATCATCGACGCCAGCCACCGTGGCGGCCAATGCAGGCAAGGCAGGAAAGGGACAAGGCGTGCAGAAGAAACTGTTGTACGGATTGCTGCTGCTGGCATTGCTGGCGGCGCCGCTGGCCGGGGCGTATCCGGTGTTCGTGCTCAAGGTGCTGTGCTTCGCGCTGTTTGCATGCGCCTTCAACCTGCTGATCGGCTACACCGGACTGCTGTCGTTCGGCCATGCGGCCTTCTTCGGCGGCGCCGGTTACGCTGCCGGCCATGCCATGAAGGTGTGGGGCGTGACGCCCGAGATCGGCCTGATCCTGGGCACCGGCACGGGCGCGCTGATCGGCTACGTGGTGGGCTCGCTGGCGATCCGGCGCCAGGGCATCTACTTCTCGATGATCACGCTGGCGCTGGCGCAGATGCTGTTCTTCATCTGCCTGCAGGCGCCGTTCACCGGCGGCGAGGACGGGCTGCAGGGCATTCCGCGCGGCAAGCTGTTCGGCGTGCTGCCGTTGTCGGATGACCTGACGCTGTACTACGTGGCGCTGGCCATCATCGTCGCCGCCTTCGCGCTGATCGTGCGCACGGTGCATTCGCCGTTCGGCCAGATCCTGAAGGCGATCAAGGAGAACGAGCCGCGCGCGGTGTCGCTGGGCTATGACGTCGACCGCTTCAAGCTGACCGCGTTCGTGCTGTCGGCGGCGCTGTCGGGGCTGGCGGGATCGATCAAGGCGCTGGTGCTGGGCTTCGAGACCCTGACCGACGTGCACTGGTCGATGTCGGGCTCGGTGATCCTGATGACGCTGGTCGGTGGCCTGGGCACATTGTCGGGCCCGATCGTCGGCGCCTTCGTGATCGTCGCGCTCGAGAACAAGCTGGGCGATATCGGCAACTTCCTGGCGTCGGTGACCGGGATCTCGTGGTTCGGCACGCTGGGAGAGTCGGTGACGATGGTGACCGGCGTGATCTTCGTGATCTGCGTGCTGACGTTCCGCCGTGGCATCATGGGCGAGCTGCTGGCGCGCTTCGGCGGACACGCCGGGCGCAAGGAGTGA
- a CDS encoding branched-chain amino acid ABC transporter permease, with protein MDIFGIPLPAMLSQLLLGLVNGAFYAMLSLGLAVIFGLLNVINFAHGALFMLGAVLAWMGMEYAGLNYWLMLLLSPLVVAALGVVIEKTMLRWIYKLDHIYGLLLTLGITLVIEGIFRSVYGVSGLPYQTPDALQGATDLGFMILPNYRAWVVVASLVVCFATWYVIEKTKLGAYLRAGTENPKMVEAFGVNVPLMVTLTYGFGVALAAFAGVLAAPVIQISPLMGQNLIIIVFAVVVIGGMGSIMGSILTGLGLGVIEGLTKVFYPEASSTVVFFIMVIVLLLRPAGLFGKEK; from the coding sequence ATGGACATCTTCGGAATCCCTTTGCCGGCCATGCTTTCCCAGCTCTTGCTGGGGCTGGTCAACGGCGCCTTCTATGCGATGCTGAGCCTGGGCCTGGCGGTGATCTTCGGCCTGCTCAACGTCATCAACTTCGCGCACGGCGCGCTCTTCATGCTCGGCGCGGTGCTGGCCTGGATGGGCATGGAGTACGCCGGGCTGAACTACTGGCTCATGCTGCTGTTGTCGCCGCTGGTCGTCGCCGCGCTGGGCGTGGTGATCGAGAAGACCATGCTGCGCTGGATCTACAAGCTCGACCACATCTACGGCCTGCTGCTGACGCTGGGCATCACGCTGGTGATCGAGGGCATCTTCCGCTCGGTCTATGGCGTGTCGGGCCTGCCGTACCAGACCCCGGACGCGCTGCAGGGCGCGACCGACCTGGGCTTCATGATCCTGCCGAACTATCGCGCCTGGGTGGTGGTGGCGTCGCTGGTGGTGTGCTTCGCCACCTGGTACGTGATCGAGAAGACCAAGCTGGGCGCCTACCTGCGCGCCGGCACCGAGAACCCCAAGATGGTCGAGGCCTTCGGCGTCAACGTGCCGCTGATGGTGACGCTGACCTACGGCTTCGGCGTGGCGCTGGCCGCGTTTGCCGGCGTGCTGGCCGCGCCGGTGATCCAGATCTCGCCGCTGATGGGGCAGAACCTGATCATCATCGTGTTCGCGGTGGTGGTGATCGGCGGCATGGGTTCGATCATGGGCTCGATCCTGACCGGCTTAGGGCTGGGCGTGATCGAAGGCCTGACCAAAGTGTTCTATCCGGAAGCATCGTCGACCGTGGTGTTCTTCATCATGGTGATCGTGCTGCTGCTGCGCCCGGCCGGGCTGTTCGGCAAGGAGAAGTGA
- a CDS encoding ABC transporter substrate-binding protein produces MKKTRLAAAMAAIAMGAVSFGAAAQVSGDTVKIGYITDMSGLYADIDGPGGLEAIKMAIEDRGGKVLGKPIEIVSADHQNKADIAASKAREWMDQQGLDMLLGGTNSGTALAMNKVASEKKRVYINIGAGTARLTNEECSPYTVHYAYDTVALAKGTGSAVVKQGGKSWFFLTADYAFGHSLESDTAAVVKANGGTVAGQVRHPLSASDFSSFLLQAQSSKAQILGLANAGGDTINAIKAAKEFGITKSMKIAGLLMFINDVHSLGLKNTEGLLMTDSWYWDMNDDTRKFANRFFGKMKKMPSSLQAADYSAASTYLKAVEAAKTDDPDKVMAELKKMKINDFYTKGYIRQDGRGIHDMYLMQVKTAAESKKPWDYLKVVATIPGDQAFTTVAESKCAMLKK; encoded by the coding sequence ATGAAAAAGACTCGGCTCGCGGCCGCGATGGCGGCCATTGCCATGGGTGCGGTGTCCTTCGGCGCTGCCGCACAGGTATCGGGCGACACCGTCAAGATCGGCTACATCACCGACATGTCGGGCCTGTATGCCGATATCGACGGCCCCGGCGGCCTCGAAGCCATCAAGATGGCGATCGAGGACCGCGGCGGCAAGGTGCTGGGCAAGCCCATCGAGATCGTCTCGGCCGACCACCAGAACAAGGCCGACATCGCCGCCTCGAAGGCGCGCGAATGGATGGACCAGCAAGGCCTGGACATGCTGCTGGGCGGCACCAACTCGGGCACCGCGCTGGCGATGAACAAGGTCGCTTCGGAGAAGAAGCGCGTCTACATCAACATCGGCGCCGGCACCGCGCGCCTGACCAACGAAGAGTGCTCGCCGTACACGGTGCACTATGCCTATGACACGGTCGCGCTGGCCAAGGGCACGGGCAGCGCGGTGGTCAAGCAGGGCGGCAAGTCGTGGTTTTTCCTGACCGCCGACTACGCCTTCGGCCACTCGCTCGAAAGCGACACCGCCGCGGTGGTCAAGGCCAACGGCGGCACGGTGGCGGGGCAGGTGCGCCATCCGCTGTCGGCGTCTGACTTCTCGTCGTTCCTGCTGCAGGCGCAGTCGTCCAAGGCGCAGATCCTGGGCCTGGCCAACGCCGGCGGCGACACCATCAACGCGATCAAGGCGGCCAAGGAATTCGGCATCACCAAGTCGATGAAGATCGCCGGCCTGCTGATGTTCATCAACGATGTGCACAGCCTCGGGCTGAAGAACACCGAAGGCCTGCTGATGACCGACAGCTGGTACTGGGACATGAACGACGACACCCGCAAGTTCGCCAACCGCTTCTTCGGCAAGATGAAGAAGATGCCGAGCAGCCTGCAGGCCGCGGACTACTCGGCGGCCAGCACCTACCTGAAGGCCGTCGAAGCCGCCAAGACCGACGATCCGGACAAGGTCATGGCCGAGCTCAAGAAGATGAAGATCAACGACTTCTACACCAAGGGCTATATCCGCCAGGACGGCCGTGGCATCCATGACATGTACCTGATGCAGGTGAAGACCGCGGCCGAGTCGAAGAAGCCGTGGGATTACCTGAAGGTGGTCGCGACCATCCCGGGCGACCAGGCCTTCACCACGGTGGCCGAGTCGAAGTGCGCCATGTTGAAGAAGTAA